In Rubrobacter calidifluminis, a single genomic region encodes these proteins:
- a CDS encoding ParA family protein, translating to MPKIVTVLGRKGGVGKTCTAVHLAAYFAEQGPTLLIDGDPNRSATGWARRGELPFEVCGVAQAARRIGESEYVVMDTEAQPSREDLEDLSEGAHFLVLPSPPDVLALEVLWKTVEDLMEMGRTDGFKILLTMVPPWPSREGEQARAGLVEADLPIFEAQIRRLAAFPKAAFAGVPVYKVKDPRAWFGWKDYVRVGEEVISSL from the coding sequence ATGCCGAAGATAGTGACCGTACTGGGAAGAAAGGGTGGGGTGGGCAAGACGTGCACGGCGGTACATCTGGCGGCGTATTTTGCTGAACAGGGTCCGACGCTCTTGATAGACGGGGATCCGAACCGGAGTGCGACGGGATGGGCGAGGAGGGGGGAGCTTCCGTTCGAGGTATGTGGGGTAGCGCAGGCGGCGCGGCGGATAGGGGAGAGCGAGTACGTGGTGATGGACACGGAGGCGCAGCCGAGCCGGGAGGATCTGGAGGATCTATCAGAGGGAGCGCACTTTCTGGTTCTTCCGTCGCCGCCGGACGTGCTGGCGCTCGAGGTATTGTGGAAGACAGTCGAAGATCTGATGGAGATGGGGCGAACAGATGGCTTCAAGATACTGCTGACTATGGTGCCGCCGTGGCCGAGTCGGGAGGGGGAGCAGGCGAGGGCCGGGCTGGTGGAGGCCGATCTGCCGATCTTCGAGGCTCAGATCCGGCGACTCGCGGCCTTCCCGAAGGCAGCCTTCGCCGGGGTGCCCGTTTACAAGGTCAAGGATCCCAGAGCCTGGTTCGGGTGGAAGGATTACGTGAGGGTCGGAGAGGAGGTAATCTCATCGCTATGA